In Clostridia bacterium, one genomic interval encodes:
- a CDS encoding 3-hydroxyacyl-CoA dehydrogenase family protein — MEVKTIGVVGAGNMGHQIALCAALAGYKVICTDIDLEVLRKAENFADTYLPDRVAKGRLTADEAKAARSRLAFTSDLAEAVSTADLVIEAVIEKLEVKRELFARLDKICPAHAILATNSSYIVSSKIADVTSRPERVCNMHFFNPALVNKLVEVVKGPHTSQETAETVMEVAKKMGKTPVLLHKEIYGFLVNRIVSAIRSEALYLYDMGIASYEDIDLAVVNALGHPMGPFRLMDLTGIDLAYHVGMERYRETVDPKYKPSPIVVEKYLKGEWGRKTGKGFYEYE; from the coding sequence ATGGAGGTCAAAACCATTGGTGTGGTAGGGGCGGGCAACATGGGGCACCAGATCGCTCTCTGTGCCGCCCTAGCTGGGTATAAAGTCATCTGCACTGACATCGATCTGGAGGTCTTACGCAAGGCTGAGAACTTTGCCGATACCTACCTTCCAGATCGAGTGGCCAAGGGCAGGCTGACCGCTGATGAGGCCAAGGCGGCGCGGTCTCGGCTAGCTTTTACCAGCGACCTGGCGGAGGCAGTCAGTACTGCTGACCTGGTCATCGAGGCAGTAATTGAAAAGTTGGAAGTCAAGCGAGAACTCTTTGCTCGGCTGGACAAGATTTGCCCGGCCCACGCTATCCTCGCTACCAACAGCTCCTATATTGTCAGTTCGAAGATTGCTGATGTTACCAGCCGGCCGGAAAGGGTCTGCAACATGCACTTCTTTAATCCGGCGCTGGTGAATAAGCTGGTGGAAGTGGTCAAGGGGCCTCATACCTCTCAGGAGACTGCGGAAACGGTGATGGAAGTGGCCAAAAAAATGGGCAAGACTCCGGTACTCTTGCACAAAGAGATCTATGGCTTTTTGGTCAACCGCATCGTGTCGGCCATCAGGAGCGAGGCCCTTTACCTGTACGATATGGGAATCGCGTCGTACGAGGATATTGACCTGGCCGTTGTCAATGCTTTGGGTCATCCCATGGGACCTTTTCGGCTTATGGATCTCACCGGCATTGACCTAGCCTACCATGTCGGCATGGAGCGTTATCGGGAGACCGTCGACCCCAAGTATAAGCCCTCGCCCATCGTTGTGGAGAAGTACCTGAAAGGAGAGTGGGGACGAAAGACTGGCAAGGGTTTCTACGAGTACGAATAA